The proteins below come from a single Miscanthus floridulus cultivar M001 chromosome 1, ASM1932011v1, whole genome shotgun sequence genomic window:
- the LOC136496338 gene encoding uncharacterized protein, with amino-acid sequence MGKRLPAAAAAAVRSYARSLRVPSDTAAAASAGRATKTPAAPLDTPRKSAAAAAAAAASSGRAEVRNLAAACGLEADERVPLAEVVSDCTRRWFQDALKEARAGDITMQVLVGQMYRSGYGVNKNEHKARVWMEKASRYRSTVWKVSNKRPGYNASDSDSGSDDAKETCK; translated from the exons ATGGGCAAGCGCctacctgccgccgccgccgccgcggttcGCTCGTACGCCCGCAGCCTTCGCGTCCCATCCGataccgccgccgccgcatccgCCGGGAGGGCAACCAAGACGCCGGCAGCCCCGCTGGATACGCCCAGGAAgtccgctgctgctgccgccgccgccgccgccagctccGGCCGGGCCGAGGTGCGGAATTTGGCGGCAGCGTGCGGGCTAGAGGCCGACGAGCGGGTGCCTCTCGCGGAGGTGGTGTCGGACTGCACGAGGCGGTGGTTCCAGGACGCACTCAAGGAGGCGCGCGCCGGCGACATCACCATGCAGGTGCTCGTCGGCCAGATGTACCGCAGCGGATACGGTGTCAACAAGAACGAGCACAAG GCAAGAGTTTGGATGGAGAAAGCATCAAGATATCGGTCTACAGTCTGGAAAGTTAGCAATAAACGTCCAG GGTACAATGCTAGTGACTCAGACTCAGGCTCAGATGATGCTAAGGAAACATGCAAATAA